One genomic segment of Arcobacter porcinus includes these proteins:
- a CDS encoding M24 family metallopeptidase, which yields MNYILKNENAIYYEANFSCDNAIFLNLGSEKFFITDARYTIEAKEYSKNCEVIESSDLISSASDILKKNNIKTLILDPIDFTILEYRKLLSNLEINIEEKINFSKNKRVIKSDYELKLLKKASQLGRDGFNSFAKYISKNGINKSEQALSFECYKAMSKKAKYDVSFDAIVAINENAAKPHALPTKKTLQKNDILLVDAGIEFRRYCSDRTCTSNMNSSSFSFKREQKFKNSKYQKIYDIVLNAQEKAIKETRAGMKAFEVDKIARDYITQAGYGKYFVHSTGHGVGLDIHEFPNINSKNEQIIEENMVFTIEPGIYLPNEFGVRIEDTVCIQNGKAKIL from the coding sequence ATGAATTATATTTTAAAAAATGAAAATGCTATATATTATGAAGCAAATTTTTCTTGTGATAATGCAATCTTTTTAAATCTTGGAAGTGAAAAGTTTTTTATTACAGATGCAAGATATACAATTGAAGCAAAAGAGTATAGTAAAAATTGTGAAGTTATTGAAAGTAGCGATTTAATAAGTAGTGCTAGTGATATTTTAAAAAAGAATAATATAAAAACTCTTATTTTAGATCCAATTGATTTTACAATTTTAGAGTATAGAAAACTTCTATCAAATCTTGAGATTAATATTGAAGAAAAAATAAATTTTTCTAAAAATAAAAGAGTAATAAAAAGTGATTATGAATTAAAACTTTTAAAAAAAGCTTCTCAATTAGGAAGAGATGGATTTAACTCTTTTGCAAAATATATATCTAAAAATGGTATAAATAAGAGTGAACAAGCACTTAGTTTTGAGTGCTATAAAGCAATGAGTAAAAAAGCAAAATATGATGTCTCTTTTGATGCAATAGTTGCAATAAATGAAAATGCAGCAAAACCTCATGCACTTCCTACAAAAAAAACTCTACAAAAAAACGATATATTATTAGTTGATGCTGGGATTGAATTTAGAAGATATTGTTCTGATAGAACTTGTACAAGCAATATGAATTCTTCAAGTTTCTCTTTTAAAAGAGAACAAAAATTTAAAAATAGCAAATATCAAAAAATCTATGACATTGTACTAAATGCTCAAGAAAAAGCTATAAAAGAGACAAGAGCTGGAATGAAGGCTTTTGAAGTTGATAAAATTGCTAGAGATTATATTACTCAAGCTGGTTATGGAAAATATTTTGTTCATAGTACAGGTCATGGAGTTGGACTTGATATTCATGAGTTCCCAAATATAAATAGTAAAAATGAACAAATTATAGAAGAAAATATGGTATTTACGATAGAACCTGGTATTTATTTACCAAATGAGTTTGGAGTTAGAATAGAAGATACAGTTTGCATACAAAATGGTAAAGCAAAAATATTATAA